Proteins encoded in a region of the Epinephelus lanceolatus isolate andai-2023 chromosome 20, ASM4190304v1, whole genome shotgun sequence genome:
- the LOC144458919 gene encoding E3 SUMO-protein ligase ZBED1-like, with protein sequence MVERFLEQQPAVTAALLSPDVRKREKDISTFTESDISNAEEFIQALKPMKVATCVMSDEKNPTVSVIAPLHAQLLQATQETLGDPPFVRDLKEAVHQDLSKRYTSEVEKATLNLASALDPRFKVLPFLPEEEKQETFARLVAEAAATVEHCQEVVTQDQEELGDCAEEGQNKGGDRDSQGLPSAKRRVSSALDELLGNTFGDTRQAPAPPEKTVYDSAA encoded by the exons ATGGTTGAGCGTTTTCTGGAGCAACAGCCAGCAGTCACAGCTGCACTGCTTTCCCCCGAtgtgagaaaaagagagaaagacatcagCACATTCACTGAGTCGGACATATCTAATGCGGAGGAGTTCATCCAGGCCCTGAAGCCCATGAAGGTGGCTACATGTGTTATGTCAGATGAGAAAAACCCGACAGTCTCTGTCATAGCCCCACTCCATGCACAGCTCCTGCAAGCCACCCAAGAAACCCTTGGAGATCCTCCATTTGTCAGAGACCTGAAAGAAGCCGTTCACCAAGACCTTAGTAAGAGGTACACGTCCGAGGTAGAGAAGGCCACACTTAATCTAGCTTCAGCGCTAGATCCAAGGTTTAAAGTGCTGCCGTTCCtgccagaggaggagaaacaggaaACATTTGCAAGACTGGTCGCTGAAGCTGCAGCCACTGTGGAGCATTGtcag gAAGTGGTGACGCAGGACCAGGAGGAACTTGGTGATTGTGCAGAAGAGGGCCAGAAtaaaggaggagacagagattCCCAGGGCCTCCCATCTGCAAAAAGAAGAGTGTCCAGTGCTCTGGATGAATTACTAGGGAACACTTTTGGGGATACCAGGCAGGCACCAGCACCCCCAGAGAAGACAGTCTATGACAGTGCTGCGTAG